The Streptomyces sp. NBC_00459 DNA segment GGGGGTTTCCGGCGGTGGCCGTCACGATCCGCGCCGCTACCCGTGCGTCCAGCGGCCCGGCGACGGACGCGCGCAGCACCTCCAGCGCGAACGGCTCGGCCAGCCCGGTGACTTCGGTGACGGGCAGCCCCGCCGGCCCGTCGAACCCGGTGCGCGCGGCGAGCAGCAGCCCGACGCCCTCCGCGTGCATCCGGCGCCCGACGAACGCCAGCACACCGAGCGACTCCTCGTCGAGCCACTGGGCGTCGTCCACGAGCGCCAGCACCGGCCGGGCCTTCGCCGCCTCGGCGAGCAGGGTGAGGGTGGCGAGTCCGACGAGGAAGCCGTCGGCGGGCGGCCCGTCGGCCAGTCCGCAGGCCACCCGCAGGGCCTCGCGCTGGCCCGCCGACAGCGGTCCGGGCTCCTTGAGCCCCTCCAGGAACGGTACGAGCAGCCGGTGCAGCGCCGCGTACGGGAAACCGGCCTCCGCCTCGACGCCGGCCGTCCGCAGCACCCGCAGTCCGGCGGCCTCGTTCGCGGCATGGTCGAGCAGTGCGGTCTTCCCGATCCCGGCGTCCCCGCGCAGCAGCACGACCCGGCTCAGCCCCGCGCGAAGATCGGTGACAAGGTGATCGAGGAGCTCCCGCTCCGCCGCGCGCCCTGTGAGAATCAACCCAACACCCTTCAAGAGGGCCTCGGTTGAGGCCGCCGACGAGAATGTGCGGATTCCGTGGAGCCCTCTCATTCAAGCAGGCGTGCCGCCCCGTCAGGGGGAGATGTCCAGTTACGCGTCAGCGGGTTCTGCGGATGTACCCGGCACTGCCCGGTGTCGACACATCGACATCCCTGCGGACGATGCTCAGCCGGTCGCCGAAGGCCGCGCGGGCCTTGCGCAGCCCGGAGTCGGTGTACTCGATCACGACCACCCGGTCGTCGAACGCCTCCGCGTACTCCCCGCACTCGTCGTACTCCCCGCACTCCTCCGCGACCGCGAAGTCCAGTCCTGTCCTCTTCCGGAGACCGGCCAGCTCCACGGTGTTCTTCTGGCCGATGGCCAGCCCACGGGCGTGCGCGTGCTTGGAGAGGAGGGTGATGAAGGCGGTGGCGTCGGCGGCGGTGAGAAGGCCGTCGGAGCGGGTGTAGCTGTCGTAGTTGTCGGGCTCGACCGCGTCGAAGCCCTTGTCCGCGCAGCCGTCGATCCACGTGTCCACCCGCGCCGCGATCCGCTTCCGCTTCGCCGCCGTGCCGATGTCGAGCAGCGCCTCGTCCCAGTCGTCGTCGACGACGGTCTCGCCGTTCGCGTCCCGCAGCAGCAGGTCGGCGGGCCACGACTTCTCCTCGCCGGGCTGAGCCTGGAAGGCGTTGACGTAGCAGATGTTGTACAGGCCGGGCGCGGGCGCCGCCGTACGGTCGCGGCTGACGATGCGCACGCCCGCCGGGGGCGGGTAGGCGCCGCCGATCTGGTAGTCGAAACCGGCGTGCGGCGGCGGCAGTTCGACCTCGGCCGACGTGGTGGGGGAGGGCGTCGAACCGGGTCCGGCACCGTTCTTCGTCTCCGGCGGGCCACCGCACGCGGTCAGTCCCCACACGGTCGCGCAGACGGCCGTCAGTACGACGGTCGGCGTCCGGATACCTCCGGCACGGGGTGCGCCCTTGGCGGACATGTCCGCTCCATCGATCGCGGGTACGACCACTACCGGCTGGGTGTACCTCTGTGCACCGGGCGCTCGGCTCGGCACAGTCAAGATCAAAGCGTCCGGCACGTCCGCCAGTCAAACAGGCCTCGATGCGCGGACGCGGGGCAGACCCAGTCACTTGACAGAAGCCCGCGGTCCGACATCCCGGACATGCTCAGGACGTGCCCTCGCACGCTCGTTGTCGCCGGGTCAAGGAAGGCGCGTCATGCGTATCGGCATCATCGGCGCCGGAGCCCTCGGGCAGGCCCTCGCGGTCCGGTTCGTGGCCGCCGGGGCGGAGGTGCTTCTCGGTGACAGCCGAGGACCCCGGTCCCTGCGGGAGCTCGCCGACTCGATCGGGCCCGGGCTCACACCGGTGACCGTGGCGGAGGCGGCCGACCCTGAGATCGTCGTGCTCGCGGTGCCCTGGCGCGGGTTGTCCGAGGCCGTGCGGGCGGCCGATGTGTCCGACTGGCAGGAACGGATCGTCATCGACACCGCCAACCCGCTCGGCCCACCCGACCTCCGGGTCGCCGACCTCCAGGGGCGGCCGTCCAGCGAGGTCGTCGCCGGTCTGGTGCCCGGGGCCCGCCTGGTGAAGGCTTTCAACACTCTGGCACCGGCGGTCCTCGGTGCCGATCCGCGTACGCCTGCCGGACGACGGGTGATATTTCTCTCCGGCAACCACGAGGGCGCCAACAACCGGGTCGCCCGGCTCGTCGAACACGTCGGCTGGGCGGCCGTCGACCTGGGCCCCCTGGCTGATGGGGGCCGTCTCCAGCAGTTTCCCGGCGGCCCGCTGCCGACGCTCAGTCTGCTCCTTCAGCCATGAACCGCGAGCCCGTCCAGAAGCACTCCGGGGCCGGTGGACGGTCAACTCACGGTTTATTGTCAGGACATGATCGGAGACCGCAACCCGTCGGCCTTATGCCACTCGTCGACCCGCGCCGACCGGCCTCTCGCAGCTGGATCGGCGCGAGAACCGGTCGCGTCGGCCGTCCGTCCGGCCGGGTCCGCCGTATGAGCCCCTCCCGCCTCGGCGCGGAGTGGATAGTCGGCCGTGACCGCGAACTCGCCCTGCTGGCCGACCTGGTGAACGAGGTCACCGCCGAAGCCGCAGACGCGCCGGGGGGCCAGCCCCGAGTTGTGGTCGTGACCGGCGGGCCGGGCGCCGGCAAGAGCGTCCTGCTCGACGCGGCCGGCCGCACAGCTCTCCGGGCCGGAGTGCGCGTCCTGCGCTGCCGTGGCTGTGAAGGGGAGTCCGGGCTGCCGTTCGCCGGTCTGCATCAACTGCTGCGGCCCGTACTCGACCTCGCCGAAGGGCTGCCCGGACGCCAACGGGCCGCGCTGCTCGGTGTGTTCGGGCTGGACCCCGAGCAGGCACAGGACGCGGTGCCCGACCCGCTGCTCACCTCGCTCGGCGCCCTCACGCTGCTCTCCGACGCGGCGAGCCGGGGACCACTGCTGCTCGTGATCGACGACGCCCACTGGCTCGACGTGGGCACGCTCGACATCCTCGCCTTCGTCGCCCGGCGCCTCGAAGGGGAGCAGGTCGCGATGGTGCTCGCCGCCCGGGACAACGCCGTACCCCGGCAATTCGCCCGCGAGAGGCGGCGGTTGACCGTCGAGCCGCTGACCCCGGCCGCCGCCGGGCGCCTCCTCGACCTCCAGCCCGAACCGCCCGTCGGACGCGCCCGCTCCCGCATCCTCGACCAGGCGGCCGGCGTCCCCCTCGCCCTGGTCGAACTCGCCCGCGCGATCAGCCGTGACCCCGCCGCCGGACAGGACGGCGTCACCGACGCGCTGCCCCTCACCGACCGCCTGGAGGCGATCTTCGCCGCCGATCTGCCCGAACTCCCCGCACCCACCCGACGGTTGCTGCTTCTCGCGGCAGCCGCCGAGACGGCCGAGCTGCCCGTCATCCTCTCCGCCGCCGGGGACACCGCGGTCCCCGGCGACTGGCGGCCCGCCGAACGTGCGGGACTCGTCCGCATCGACGACGGCCGGCTCCACTTCCGGCACCCGCTGATCCGCTCCGCCGTGTACCAGTCCGCGAGCTACGCCGAGCGCCACGCGGCGCACACCGCCCTGGCCGACGTCCTCACCGGCGACCCCGACCGGCGAGCCTGGCATCTGGCGGCCGCCGTCTCGGGCGTCGACGAGGAGGCCGCCCAGGGCCTGGAGGACAGCGCGGGCCGCGCACAGCGCCGGGGCGGTTACGCGGCCGCGGCCGCCGCCCTCGAACGGGCGGCCCGGCTCAGCCCCGACCCGGGCGTCCGCTCCAGGCGGTTGGTCCGGGCCGCGACCATGGCCATGCACGCCGGACATCCACGCTGGGTCGGCGAGCTGGCCACCCACGTCCTCACCCTCACCGATGACCCGGCCGTGCTGGCCCACGCCTCGCTCCTGGCCGGCTGGGCGCTGGCCGTGACCACCCGCTTCGAGGACTCGCTCGGCTTCCTGCTGCCGGTCGCGGACGCCACCGTCGACACCGATCCCGCCCTCGCCCTCGACGCCCTGGGCACGGCCACCACCCCCGCCTACCACTCCGGCGACCCGTCGTTCCGTGAACGGATCCAGCGGATCACCGAACGCGTCCCGCCGCAGGACGACGAGGGGGCACGGGTGTGGGCGCTGGCCGGCTGCGATCCCGTACGCAACCGTGAACAGGCCCTCGCGCTGCTCAGGGGCACCGACTGGACCGAGGACCCGCCCGGGGCAGACCAGGACCAGAGGCTGTCCCGGCTGGTCGTCGTGGGGGCCGCCGCCTGGGTCCTGGACGAGACCGCCGAGGCCGTCCGCCTGCTCGGCGCCGCCCTGGACCATCTGCGGCGTACCCCGACGGCCGGAGCCAACGCCACCGTCGCCAACGCCCTCGGACTGGCCCTGTACGAGAGCGGCTCCTGGACCCGGGCCCGCACGATTTTCGACGAGTCGTACCGGACGGCGGCCGAGACCGGCCTGGAGATCGTGGCGGCCGGCTCACCCGTGATGGGCGCCACCATCCTCGCCCGGCGCGGTGACACCGAGGCGGCCCGCGCCGCCGTGCAGCGCGCCGTCCACGGCGTCGACCTGCCCAACTCGCGCAGCCTGCAGGTACGGAGGCACTACGCCCTCGGTGCCGCCGCCCTCGCCGAGGGCGACCACGCCGCCGCCTACACCCGCTTCCGGGCCGTCTACACCCAGGAAGCGGAGCCCGAGCCGGTGCACTTCCATGCCTCCCACTACTACCTGGCCGACCTCACGGCAGCGGCCGTACGCACCGGCCGGGCCGACGAGGCACGCCGGATCGTCGACGCGACCCGCGGGCGCCTCGTGGCCGGGGGCGTCTCCGCCCGGCTTGCCGCCGTACTGCACCGGGCGGAAGCCCTGCTGAGCGAAGGGGACGAGGCGGAGGGGCACTTCACGGCGGCCCTCGCCGACCCGGCCGGCGAACAGTGGCTGTTCGAGCGGGCGTTGGTCCGCCTCGACTACGCGGAGTGGCTGCGCCGCCGACGCCGCTCGGTGGAGGCCCGCCCGCAGCTCACCGCCGCACTCGACGCCTTCGAGCGGGTCGGCGCCCGCCCCTGGACCGAACGGGCCCGCGCCGAACTGCGGGCCGCCGGCGTCACCCCCACCACCACCGCACCGCGTGACGTCCTCGCCGAACTCACCCCGCAGCAGTTCCAGATCGCCCGGCTGGCCGCGGCGGGCCTCACCAACCGGGAGATCGGCGAACGCATCTTCCTCTCGCCCCGCACGGTCGGGTTCCACCTCTACCGCATCTTTCCCAAGCTCGGTATCACCGGCCGCGCCCAACTCCGCGACACGCTGCCGGAGTCGTCGGCGCCCCTGGACGGGTCACCGGGCCGGTGATCAGGTCAGGCGTACGCTCCCTCTGAATACCCCATCCGAAGGCAGGAGCAGCAACGATGCAGTACGTGAAGCTCGGTTCGACGGGCCTGGACGTGTCGCGGATCTGTCTGGGCTGCATGAGCTACGGCTTTCCCGACCGCGGCAACCACGCGTGGACCCTCGACGAGCAGGCGTCGCGCCCGCTGATCCGCCAGGCCCTCGATGCCGGCATCACCTTCTTCGACACGGCGAACGTCTACTCCGACGGCACCAGCGAGGAGATCGTCGGCAGGGCGCTCGCCGACTTCGCCCGCCGCGACGAGATCGTGCTGGCCACGAAGGTGCACGGCAGGATGCGGCCCGGTCCCAACGGCGGGGGTCTGTCCCGCAAGGCGATCCTGACCGAGATCGACCACAGCCTGACCCGCCTCGGCACCGACTACGTCGACCTGTACCAGATCCACCGCTATGACCCGGTCACCCCGATCGAGGAGACGATGGAGGCGCTGCACGACGTCGTCAAGGCGGGCAAGGCCCGGTACATCGGGGCGAGTTCGATGTACGCCTGGCAGTTCTCCAAGGCTCAGTACACGGCCCGGGAGCACGGCTGGACCCGGTTCGTGTCGATGCAGAACCACTACAACCTCCTCTACCGCGAGGAGGAGCGCGAGATGCTGCCCCTCTGCGAGGACCAGGGCGTCGGTGTCCTGCCGTGGAGCCCGCTGGCCCGCGGCAGGCTCACCCGCGACTGGGACACCACCACCGGGCGCAGCGAGACCGACGACTTCGGCCGCACCCTCTACCCGGAGGGCGACCGTACGATCGTCGACGCGGTCGCCCGCATCGCGGCTCAGCGGAACGTCCCGCGTGCCCGGGTCGCCCTGGCCTGGCTGCTGCACCGGAGCACGGTGACCGCCCCGATCGTCGGCGCCACCAAGCCGCACCACATCGACGACGCCGTGGCCGCCGTCGACCTCGACCTGACCGACAAGGAGATCGAGGAACTGGGGCAGCCGTACACCCCGCACCCGGTCAGCGGCCACTGACCCGACCGCGGCGATGTGTCAGTGCGGTGCGGACGCCGACCCGAACTCCGTACCGCACGGCCCCCCGCCCTCGCTCTCGCGCAGCCGGACCCGGTCGCCGTTCATGGAGATCGTGCGGTAGAAGTGGGCGATGCTCTCCGCCGAGCGGCCCACATAGTGTCCGATGAACGAGCGGCGGAACCGGTCGGCGCTCCGGTTGGGCTGCGAACCGTGCACCAGGCTGCCGTTGAAGAACAGGACGTCACCCGGGGCCATGTCGACCGGCACCGTGGCCAGCCCGGGCGGCGGGGGCACGTACTCCCGGGCGAAGGACACACCGGCGTCCGCCTCCTCCGGACAGAACAGGTCCATGCGGTGCGTGCCCGGCACGACCTCCAGGCCGCCGTTGTCCCGGTCGATCGAGTCACAGGCGATCCACGCGGCCACACAGGTGCCCGGCTCGACCCGCAGATAGAAGTTGTCCTGGTGCAGCGCCTGGCCCCGGGCACCCGGCGGCTTGAAATAGAACATGCTCTGCGCGGCCAGGACCTCCTCGCCGAGCAGCACCTCCAGGACAGCGCGCAGCCGGGGATCCAACAGCCGCCCGAGGGACGGCTCGTGGAACTCGTGCGGCTGCATCACCCGCGGATACTCGTCCAGCGGGTCGGCCGGGCGCCCGTCCTGCCCGGACGGGCGCGGCTCGAAATGCCCCGGCACCGGACCGGCCGCGTGCAACGCCGTGAACTCGTCGCGGAACGCGGCGATCTCGTCGTACTCGAAGAGACCCCGCACAACGGTGAATCCGTCCTCCTCGAACCGCCGGCGCTCCTCCTCCGGCAGGATGGGGGCGCCGGCGTCCTCGATATCCGTGACTGTCATCCTCGACTCCTTCGGTCAGCTGTCAGCGGCCGCCAGACTAGGGTTGTCGCATCCCGGGGAGGATGCCCATGAGCGCTGACCGATTGCCCGAGACCGCTGTCCCCGCACCGCCGCCCGGTCTGGTGACCGTCGGGCGCTACGACGAGGGGCCCGGTTACGCCGTCAACCGGCCGCAGGGCGCCGAAAGCTGGCTGTTCACCTGGACGACGGACGGCCACGGTCTGCTGACCCAGGGCGCGGCCGAGGCGCGGGCCGGCGCCGGGGACCTGGTCGTCCTCGGCCCCGGGGTGCCCCACCGCTACCTGGTCCGGCCGGGCGCCCGGCACTGGCGGTTCTGGTGGGCGCACTGCCAGGCCCGCCCCTCCTGGACGGCCTGGCTGAGCCCGTACGCCGTCGGGGACGGCATGTACGTCGTCGCCCCGGTTCCGGAAGCACTGCACGACCGTATGGCGACGGCGTTCGCGCGCATGCTGTCGGACGCCCGCTGGCCGGGCAGCGACACCCGCCCGCCCGCCTCCGCTTCCGCCGTCCAGGCCGTGCCCGACGGCCCGACAGCGGTCGCACACGGCGCCGCAGCCCGGGAGCTCGCCCTCTGTTCCCTGGAGGAAATCGTCCTGCTGGCCTCGGCGGCCGCCCGCCCCCTTCCGCAACGGCCGGGAGTGGACCCCCGGGTGAGCCGGGCGGAAGCACTCATCGCCGCCGACCCCGGCGCCCCGCACACCGTCCGATCGCTCGCCGAGGAGGTCGCGCTCTCGCCCTCGCGGTTCGCGCACCTGTTCACCGAGCAACTCGGCCGGTCCCCGATGCGGGCGCTGCGCGAGGCCCGGCTGCGCCACGCGGCCCGGTTGCTCGAGGCCACCGACCTGCCGGTGGAACGCGTCGCCTTCGCCTCCGGTTTCGCCAGCCCCTTCCACTTCAACCGGGTCTTCCGCGAGCGTCACGGGACGCCGCCGGGCGCGTACCGGGCACTGTGCAGACGCGATCCGGCGTACACCGCGCCCGCTATTGGTTTCACGGCCGCTCCTGCACACAGAGGTGCAGGGACCGGTCAACTGTCATGACGAGGCAGTGCGTTACGGCGGCGGACGGCATGCCCGCGACCATGAGCTGCGGAAACGCACAAGAGGCGGGGACAGGACACTGCGGGCGGGCGATTTCGCGCCATCGGCACAGGACGCACCTCAATGGTTGCGAAACGTCCCTGAGTGAAGTGAATACCGTTTGCAATGAGGATGTTGATACAGTGGCAATCCCTAAAGGTGCATCCCATTGACGCGCAGTCAACCGCATTAGGTCACAGTGCAATGCGGAAAACGGCGTGATCTCTTGTTACGGCTCGATGAGCTGTGCAAAGGTGTGCACGTCGGCGTGCGGGCAATCTTTTTCCTGCTGCACGTACGCGACGCCCCCGCTGACTCCCCGCTCCAAAAGAGCTGTCCGCTGCGGGTGTTCGCGATGCCGATCCCCTGTTTGGTCGGATCCTGTCGTTTCGTCGGCAGGGTCGCATACCCCTAGGTATGGACTAAAACCCGCGTTGTCCGTGGAGGAATACAGACGTGAAAGACGCAGGCCTGTCGAATTCCCCTACACCGGCTCCCGCGTACGACGCCTCGGACGTCGAACTCAGCGCGGAGCTGAAGAAGTGGACGGGGACGACGCCCGCGCTCCATCCCGTCGGTGAACTGCTCGACCGGCACTGGGAAGCAGCCTTCGCCTATGCCCGGCTGTGCACCAGCGGCCCACGCCCCGCAGGAATGCTCACCACCGCCGCGTTCACCCGCCTCTTCGGGGAATCCCTGCGCCAGAGCGGCCCCACCTCCGCCTGGCGGCCCCACCTCCTGGTCACCGTGCGCCGGCTGGCGGCGGAGTGGGAGGGCGACCACCGCCACGAAATGCTCCACCCCGAGCTGCGTTCCAGACCTGGTAGCGAAAGCCGTGTCGCCGCCCGGCTGCTGCCCGCGCCCGACCGACGGCTGCTCTCCAGGGCCTTCCAGAACCTCCCGCAGTCCGCGCGCTGCCTGCTCTGGCACGCCGAGGTCGAGGCCGAACCGCTGGAGATACCCGCCGGCCTGCTGGGCCTGAGCGTGTCGGACGCCGCCGTGGAACTCGGCCGGGCCCGCGGACGCCTGCGCGAGGAGTGCCTGCACGTCCACCGCGAGGTCGTGCCCCAGGAGGAGTGCCGCCGCTACATCCGGCTGATCGACGTCACCTGCCGGCGCCGCAGCTTCGAGATCGACCCCGACCTCGCCAAGCACCTCACCGACTGCATGCACTGCCGGTACGCCGCCGACCAGTTGAACCAGTTCAACGGCGACCTCGCCCTCGCGCTCGCCGAGGGGGTCCTCGGCTGGGGTGCGCGCGCCTATCTGGAGTCCCGCCCCGGACGGGCCGCGGAGAGCGCCATCGTGGAGGTCGAACAGGCCCCGATCATCGAGATGGCCACGGTCGAGAGCGTGCTCCCGGTCCCGCGTGTCCTGGCCCAGGCTCCGCCCATGCCCACGAACGCGCCCATCTCCACCGAACTGGTCGTCCGCACCGGTTCGCACCGGTCCGCACACAAGGCCGCCCGGCGGGCGGTCCGCCGCCGCAACCGTGTCCTGGCCGCCGCGACCGTCAGCGCGCTGGTCCTCGTCCCGCTGGTCCTGTGGTCCGTCCTGGCTTCGGACGACGAGGACGGCTCGACGGCCGAGACCAGCCCCCCGGACACCGCTACCACCGGCTCCGACACGGCCGGCGACCCCTCCTGGGTCGGTTCGGGCGAGACCACGAAGGGCGCCCTGCGCGGCCGACTGCACAACGTCGAGTCCGGGCTGTGCATCGGCATCGTCGGCGGCAAGGCCGTCAACGGCGCGGAGACCGAGCTGACCAGCTGCTCGGCGGCGGCCGGCCAGGAGTGGTCGTACGAGACCAACGGACTGCTGCGCAACGCCGCCGCCCCGGATCTCTGCCTCGACTCCCACCTCGGCTACTCGGTCACGCTCGCCCCGTGCACGGGCACGGCCCAGCCCGCCACCAAGAACGTGCGCTACGACTTCACCCTCCAGGGCACCCTGGTCCCACGCTGGGACCAGGAGCTGGCCTTGACGCCCGCGGACGGCCCGGGCGAGGGAGACGCTCCGCTGGTCCTGAAGTCGCGCGAGGAGTCCGCCGACCAGCACTGGGTCTTCGACTCCTCGGCACCCTCGCTCCAGATGGAGGCCGTCAACTGGGACGCGGCCGCCCAGTCCGGACCCCCCGCCGTCAAGAAGAGCCCCGAGCCCTCGACGACCCCGACGCCGACCCCCACTTCCCCACCGGCCCAGCCGTCCCCGACACCGTCGGCGGCCACCC contains these protein-coding regions:
- a CDS encoding endo alpha-1,4 polygalactosaminidase; amino-acid sequence: MSAKGAPRAGGIRTPTVVLTAVCATVWGLTACGGPPETKNGAGPGSTPSPTTSAEVELPPPHAGFDYQIGGAYPPPAGVRIVSRDRTAAPAPGLYNICYVNAFQAQPGEEKSWPADLLLRDANGETVVDDDWDEALLDIGTAAKRKRIAARVDTWIDGCADKGFDAVEPDNYDSYTRSDGLLTAADATAFITLLSKHAHARGLAIGQKNTVELAGLRKRTGLDFAVAEECGEYDECGEYAEAFDDRVVVIEYTDSGLRKARAAFGDRLSIVRRDVDVSTPGSAGYIRRTR
- a CDS encoding NADPH-dependent F420 reductase; translated protein: MRIGIIGAGALGQALAVRFVAAGAEVLLGDSRGPRSLRELADSIGPGLTPVTVAEAADPEIVVLAVPWRGLSEAVRAADVSDWQERIVIDTANPLGPPDLRVADLQGRPSSEVVAGLVPGARLVKAFNTLAPAVLGADPRTPAGRRVIFLSGNHEGANNRVARLVEHVGWAAVDLGPLADGGRLQQFPGGPLPTLSLLLQP
- a CDS encoding helix-turn-helix transcriptional regulator, whose protein sequence is MSPSRLGAEWIVGRDRELALLADLVNEVTAEAADAPGGQPRVVVVTGGPGAGKSVLLDAAGRTALRAGVRVLRCRGCEGESGLPFAGLHQLLRPVLDLAEGLPGRQRAALLGVFGLDPEQAQDAVPDPLLTSLGALTLLSDAASRGPLLLVIDDAHWLDVGTLDILAFVARRLEGEQVAMVLAARDNAVPRQFARERRRLTVEPLTPAAAGRLLDLQPEPPVGRARSRILDQAAGVPLALVELARAISRDPAAGQDGVTDALPLTDRLEAIFAADLPELPAPTRRLLLLAAAAETAELPVILSAAGDTAVPGDWRPAERAGLVRIDDGRLHFRHPLIRSAVYQSASYAERHAAHTALADVLTGDPDRRAWHLAAAVSGVDEEAAQGLEDSAGRAQRRGGYAAAAAALERAARLSPDPGVRSRRLVRAATMAMHAGHPRWVGELATHVLTLTDDPAVLAHASLLAGWALAVTTRFEDSLGFLLPVADATVDTDPALALDALGTATTPAYHSGDPSFRERIQRITERVPPQDDEGARVWALAGCDPVRNREQALALLRGTDWTEDPPGADQDQRLSRLVVVGAAAWVLDETAEAVRLLGAALDHLRRTPTAGANATVANALGLALYESGSWTRARTIFDESYRTAAETGLEIVAAGSPVMGATILARRGDTEAARAAVQRAVHGVDLPNSRSLQVRRHYALGAAALAEGDHAAAYTRFRAVYTQEAEPEPVHFHASHYYLADLTAAAVRTGRADEARRIVDATRGRLVAGGVSARLAAVLHRAEALLSEGDEAEGHFTAALADPAGEQWLFERALVRLDYAEWLRRRRRSVEARPQLTAALDAFERVGARPWTERARAELRAAGVTPTTTAPRDVLAELTPQQFQIARLAAAGLTNREIGERIFLSPRTVGFHLYRIFPKLGITGRAQLRDTLPESSAPLDGSPGR
- a CDS encoding aldo/keto reductase, encoding MQYVKLGSTGLDVSRICLGCMSYGFPDRGNHAWTLDEQASRPLIRQALDAGITFFDTANVYSDGTSEEIVGRALADFARRDEIVLATKVHGRMRPGPNGGGLSRKAILTEIDHSLTRLGTDYVDLYQIHRYDPVTPIEETMEALHDVVKAGKARYIGASSMYAWQFSKAQYTAREHGWTRFVSMQNHYNLLYREEEREMLPLCEDQGVGVLPWSPLARGRLTRDWDTTTGRSETDDFGRTLYPEGDRTIVDAVARIAAQRNVPRARVALAWLLHRSTVTAPIVGATKPHHIDDAVAAVDLDLTDKEIEELGQPYTPHPVSGH
- a CDS encoding phytanoyl-CoA dioxygenase family protein translates to MTVTDIEDAGAPILPEEERRRFEEDGFTVVRGLFEYDEIAAFRDEFTALHAAGPVPGHFEPRPSGQDGRPADPLDEYPRVMQPHEFHEPSLGRLLDPRLRAVLEVLLGEEVLAAQSMFYFKPPGARGQALHQDNFYLRVEPGTCVAAWIACDSIDRDNGGLEVVPGTHRMDLFCPEEADAGVSFAREYVPPPPGLATVPVDMAPGDVLFFNGSLVHGSQPNRSADRFRRSFIGHYVGRSAESIAHFYRTISMNGDRVRLRESEGGGPCGTEFGSASAPH
- a CDS encoding helix-turn-helix domain-containing protein yields the protein MSADRLPETAVPAPPPGLVTVGRYDEGPGYAVNRPQGAESWLFTWTTDGHGLLTQGAAEARAGAGDLVVLGPGVPHRYLVRPGARHWRFWWAHCQARPSWTAWLSPYAVGDGMYVVAPVPEALHDRMATAFARMLSDARWPGSDTRPPASASAVQAVPDGPTAVAHGAAARELALCSLEEIVLLASAAARPLPQRPGVDPRVSRAEALIAADPGAPHTVRSLAEEVALSPSRFAHLFTEQLGRSPMRALREARLRHAARLLEATDLPVERVAFASGFASPFHFNRVFRERHGTPPGAYRALCRRDPAYTAPAIGFTAAPAHRGAGTGQLS
- a CDS encoding ricin-type beta-trefoil lectin domain protein, whose product is MKDAGLSNSPTPAPAYDASDVELSAELKKWTGTTPALHPVGELLDRHWEAAFAYARLCTSGPRPAGMLTTAAFTRLFGESLRQSGPTSAWRPHLLVTVRRLAAEWEGDHRHEMLHPELRSRPGSESRVAARLLPAPDRRLLSRAFQNLPQSARCLLWHAEVEAEPLEIPAGLLGLSVSDAAVELGRARGRLREECLHVHREVVPQEECRRYIRLIDVTCRRRSFEIDPDLAKHLTDCMHCRYAADQLNQFNGDLALALAEGVLGWGARAYLESRPGRAAESAIVEVEQAPIIEMATVESVLPVPRVLAQAPPMPTNAPISTELVVRTGSHRSAHKAARRAVRRRNRVLAAATVSALVLVPLVLWSVLASDDEDGSTAETSPPDTATTGSDTAGDPSWVGSGETTKGALRGRLHNVESGLCIGIVGGKAVNGAETELTSCSAAAGQEWSYETNGLLRNAAAPDLCLDSHLGYSVTLAPCTGTAQPATKNVRYDFTLQGTLVPRWDQELALTPADGPGEGDAPLVLKSREESADQHWVFDSSAPSLQMEAVNWDAAAQSGPPAVKKSPEPSTTPTPTPTSPPAQPSPTPSAATPTPSASNPTSVPCYYYGYYNCGNGQNTSGGNYGGGYGYGYGYGGYGGWGGR